The following DNA comes from Erigeron canadensis isolate Cc75 chromosome 3, C_canadensis_v1, whole genome shotgun sequence.
ATACGCGGCTAGTTGAGCGTTTTATGTGACTATGGTTGCAGAGAGGTTGCAAAATCGGTGCGGCAGACAGGTTGGGTAAACCCCGTAAACAGGTAAACAAAAGCATAATGTTAAAACGGGTTGTTGTTGGTATCGATCCAAACGTGTTGGGTTGAAACCCAAACATTAATTTGTCCATTTGAATGGCTTAGGTAACTGTCGGTCTGTagcaaaatcaaaatttgggcaACTCTGAACATGTTTGACCTGTTTCATTGTAGCCTAATTTTTTCATTTGACCGGTTATGGATGAACCATAACTCAAATCTACCATTCAAAAGTAAATACATCAAGAATGCTACCTCTTTGCTTAGGTGTAGCCCAAAATGCATTCAAAGATCACTAGGGATGGCACCCGCAGGTAACGGGTGCGGATACCTCTTTCCCATTACCATACCCGCGGGTTTTTTTGATCCGCCAATTCACCCACCAACAGGTTAAATATGTTATCCATGTCTATTATCCGCAGTTATACAAACTCACGGATATATCCACGGCTTATCATATTAAATCATAAAGTACGAAGTTTACAACTAAAAAGAAGAGCAAGTATGCATATAAGTTAACAACTATGAAGTTCAGAAAGATATCTAGCAACATAATCGTTAAACCatgtttttgaaaagaaaaacttgtagTACCTGTTTATCAGAGTGCTCAACTGTATCAGTTTCATTTGCACAATCTGCACCATGAACTTCAGAAATCGAGTCTTTTGGTGGCGTAGAAGATGTTACATACTCTGGTTCCGAAGAAACCTTTTCATCCGACAAAGGCAACTTTTCCGCCTCATTTTCTTTCACAACCGATTCAACAACTACACTGGAAGTCGGGCAGTCATCCGTTGAACCAAACTCACTAACGACAACTGTCGGTTCCTCTACAACTACAGGTGTTTCCTCCACAACTAAATCCTTTTTCTCCTCATTCTTAATATCATCAAACACTTGTGAAACCTCATCTAACAACGAATCAACAGGCTTAACCGCCTCAACAGTTGGGGAAATTTCTTCAGGCACTTGGGATTCAATAACCGGAACTGATTGAACCGGAGCAGGTTCAAGAATCACTACATTCTTGTCAACAACTTGCGACTCGTCATCTGAACTATCACTAGAACTCGAACTACTACTCAATTTCGACCCTGTTTTGATCTCGACGTTACCCTCTTCCTCGTTAACATCCTTAGCCTTATCCTCAGATGAACTAGCTTCTCTCTTTACCACCTCAACTAATGGATCTTGTGAATCATTTTCTACCACCATTTTTTGATCCATTCAAACAACAAAAAGATCTATCAGAAATCAACTAGCAAAAAACACACAACACAATAAACTGAACTTGCAATAACTAAAAAAGCCCTAAAAATAGTGTTGAATTAGTGAAACAACTCAAAAGTGATAAAGTTTACAACTTTCTATACAAATCAAACTAAAATTAAATACCCAATACAGATAAGCAAAACCCCACAACAAATAAACAatcattttgatataaaaatgaagtagaCAACTAATAGACAGATGTGTAAACACTAAAAGAATTTAACTTTATAATTCACTAATAATATAAAGACAAATAGGGCCACACCCATGAATATAATTCACTAAAagatttgatatttatatatttatgtgtatacCTTGATGAGGGCTAGTTGAGGATGGATTATGAACCTGTTTCTTCTTGGCAGCTTTTCTTTTCTTAGCACCTGATGGCATGATTGGAATTCAATAATAGAGaattttgaaagaaagaaagaaagaactaATTTGGGGGTTTGGGGGGttgttttgttttgtctttACTAATTTGTCTGTCTGTAAATGGGGTCTTGAATATGTATGAATCTTGTTGGTGTAATAAATATATCGAAGTTAAATATAGATGTGTTACTGGCACTTTTGGCAGGTTTGCAGATGGTGATGGTATGGGTTGTATGGGTGGTATTGGCTGTTCAAAATGACTAAATGGAGTACTTTTTGACATCAAAGTttgaaaatctaatatataatcaaaagtaaaaagttatttgCCAATCATTTCATCTTTAATCCTTGTATAATATACACGTATTGGGGACCTTATTtgaaaattcatttatttataaaaaattgaaaactcttaaattttatattaaatcacatattttttttatttattcacatGTAAAATGTTATAAAGATATATGTTGCTGAagaaaattcttttaaaatcttatatataatattataatcgTTTGTTTACTTGTGAAggaaaacgtgaacatattcattcacaagttcacataaggctattttgaaggtttatttaaaaagtttcttctaaaacatacttttttatatcatttcacatgtgagtgaaaaaaaacatgtgatccaatatataatttgagagttcttatggtttttacaaaaaaaaaaaatgtttcacaAGATAAGAAACGTCATacagtatttatatatatatatatatataacagcatttttttattaataaaaaggaCTTTTGACGAAAACTGAAAGACACTAAGATTACAACAAAAAGTTATGACAAATCTGTCATAAAATTCAAACTAGACTATCTGATCTACTACGACTATTAATCCAAAAATCGAAGTAGAAACAATTTCATGGAACAATTTAATACCAAACTTAGAGATACCTTTGAAGACGACACTATTCCAGTATTTTCATATTACCCAACACAATGTAGAAAAAATCGCCtcaaaaaacattacaatatatcTTTTTTGATAATACAGAATTCCTCGATGTAAAATAACAAGGTTTTAAAAATAAGCAATCTAGTCACTAGATGAGCcaagcaaaaaaaaattaattgttaTACAGTAATTACTTGTACTCTACATAGTATATTGTAATTTTCAAGTAAAGAACTTAAAAAAACTAGACAAGAGAGAAGATTATTATGATCGATGTGTATCGATAAAGCAAATCGTAAGTAGATGAGACTTTCACGTTTtagatatatgtttttaacGCATATGTACAAAGTTTAACTAGAATATCCTTCGTAAACATTACGAAAGAAACTCTTAGTCATCTAAATACATTTACTTACGAAGTTTTAAAtcttattttgtctgaatatttacCAATGATAGTTgaccgtaaaaaaaaaaaaaacacataatgaCATAAATATAGCAACAAAAATTTTTGAGTAGTGGAGTAGTggtatatttatatgaaatgtccgtataaaaaaaaaaaatcttttttaattttatgattgCCAACAATGATTTAAGATTTTGAGTTACATGTATCAAACCGTCAATGGTCAAAGAAAATAGGAGTTGATGATgccgaaaagaaaaaaaaaacagtacacgtattttattttttttacaattacataatatattataagaaGGTGATACACAATAATTGATTCATTTATCAttctttaaaactttttaaagtaaaaattttgaaaattaataacacaaaattatcaataaatataatagaCAATTAGACATGTGTTACTTTAGTTGACCATCATCTCATTACAAATTAACTAGTCTACTTAtctttaaaaattcaaataaatctAATCAAAGTTAGGTGGTCGACATTCTTGTTGGGACAACACTTTCTTTCCCTCCTATGACGAAGAACTACATGGGAGTGGGTTTTGATGAGTCGACTTACGGgtatatgttttaaattaaCTTTATTGGGTGTattctatatgtatataccaGTGTTCAGGGTCGTCTAATGAAttggtagtctcaaaatatattaatcaaagttaaaaaattggaattcaaatatattaaatagatataccaaaatcaacttgaaaatttgctagctgaatagccactccatcggtcaaaatactcttaAAATTTTTCGTTCATTCACCATTGAACGAGCCATGTATGATAGTGCCCTACAAATAGCAAAAAAGACATggaaaaaactggtaagttctgTTAATGtatttctatgtatttaatccaatttaaaaaaataaatcccaaacaaattaaccataagaatcgaataaacatctttgcatacatatccaggaaaattattcaagataaaaaaggaacccaactaaggacattccaaacgtcgatcaaatgatttgttgataaaaaaaaaaaaaaaaaagttgagccaaaaaccttgcaaagccatctcctgttgtgttaaattctaaacataacgtggatcaaagggttttatctaaagatattatttaaagttgatatcatgtttttcataagatccgaagtatatttgtcatacacaaactaaaatgatgaattgttccaccatgctaaataatcatactaaaacattcaacaccatctcaatatgtagTATTTTCCCCTGATAGAATAACAACGActaaaaattatatcattaatattcaaaacagattcaaaataatcatagtcaatatattaaaaattaatcataatcttactcatagcaaaatttgactttttatctaaaagcttatagaaagatataatcgtaaatctcaaatatacaccattaatgaactactttcaaaacgatatcaaaataatcaaagtcaatataataaagtaattagaaacctactcatagcaaatttagactttatatctaaaaggttatagaaagatataatcgtaaatcctaagagttaatataggttacagatacaaaatttaatatataatatttagattattagttaagtcatatatcaaaacttaatcaatacgaaagccaaagaagaaacatacgaaaattaactccatataaatattgattccagttcacctttttttttccccaactttagttaaataaaaaatttacagtttcttatattcaaaaagtgtaaactatataatttgaaaaatacataccaatttatcaacaaagaccatctcgaacgttttgattttcttcgggttgttccactccgaaacagtccatacatgcacaacacggagtcgttaatgatggttaacatgtgttggcttaagatcttcaaaatgaattaatgtggtcatattttttgtcgTTGAAAAAAAGTCATAACGAACCTcgaactaaattaaaagaaataataagaacaataacataagaattcaatgttagaaaataataataatgattaattatcaaaaacctttttgtagttgatcgtagcttctttttttgttgtcgtacgtgagttatattatagattaccaataaaacaaaaaaatgtaaaataattatttttaaatttggtgaaattgtaaattggtgatagaaaaccaaaaagtgtaaattaattatttttaagtgtaaattggtgatggaaaaccaaaaagtataattagttatttttaaattgggttaaagtgtaaattggtgatggaaaaaatcaaaagtgtaagttaattatttttaaattgggttaaagtgtaaattggtgatgggaaaccaaaaagtataaattaattgttttagattggggttaaaatgtaaattggtgatgaaaaatcaaaaagtgtaattaatcTAGATTAATATCagaaaattagaggattaataaggatagaggattaggctaaaggagggagattaggggtgccaagtgtacccctgATGTGTGAAAagctagttaaattaaaatccttataaatactccgaatcgaataccacacacaatcgggcagtggacccgttcgtatgcaatatagattaaagtaagtaaaggttcgttccacagagactacaaagagctagcgagttttaagtagttaaaaagagtttggttttttaaagacaccacgtcatcttggtttttatattaaaagttagttgattgaaagagttagaaattcccaagaatttatcgaaaagaaaattgtttttaaatcaaataggatgagaagatcatccacttcgactccatgatacacattatttaggttgcatataattgaagaaccaattcaaatatgttgattttataaccgagaactaaacaaagactcaccccgtacccgtcaagttcgttactttattcaattcccttaattaactagttccattactaagaccggtaccccaagacgcctttcataactttcctagccaactaattgttttggttatttagataacaattgtgtctattgattgtacccaaccattaacccgttaaaccatattaactattaattactttctaccgtacccgtcatagaaacaattgcttttaaccaagcaatcaaaataacttctacacaacctaggttaccactgagatcatgcaaaaactatccgtaattaagagttaaataacaaagaattaataagctaagattacgacacaatgttaaatcaaatcaacttgaattcaaaagattatgcaaccattattcaatgtatcacttcatctcagtggatgacgaattatttagctactcataatcataaacaaagcacaaggagtaaaaatatagaagaacatattgtaccaatgtgtggaaaacaagtaaacgctaagaaaattgataaccgaatgccttgaagcttacgaacaacccttagaccttgatggacgaaaaagctgctgagaatagccccaaagaaccctaaaatcgactagaggtgattgtatatcgaatgggagggtgatggtcttgtatttatagtgaaaaatcaaaaacccttctgCCGACCTTGTTTATGCGCTGCACAAACTCGCAGTTTCCAAATATCAACCTTTTCTTGCCCGATATGTGCCGTATGCCTCATGTGTGCGCCGCATGCCAACTTGAGCCAAATTCCCTGTCCAAAATCACACTTTTCTGTGCGCCGCACATGCTTCCAGATTtcgcaaaacttgtatttttcaactcgtcttcactcgtattcgtccaagaatcatcctGATGCATCatttaaccttccaaatgctatttctaacccatgtacctgttctaagcctgaaatcactaataataccatcaaagcatcgaatatacatataatttgcacataattaagcttaaaacggcttagaaacgatatggaaatatgcatataaatggacatatcaaccCTCAACCCTCTCTtgtagttatattatatataaatagaaatgTATAAAAATTGAATAGTTATatgcccgcgcaatgcggcggtggtgatgGCTGTGACGGGTGACGGCGACAACGGTAGC
Coding sequences within:
- the LOC122594091 gene encoding nucleolar protein dao-5-like, encoding MPSGAKKRKAAKKKQVHNPSSTSPHQENDSQDPLVEVVKREASSSEDKAKDVNEEEGNVEIKTGSKLSSSSSSSDSSDDESQVVDKNVVILEPAPVQSVPVIESQVPEEISPTVEAVKPVDSLLDEVSQVFDDIKNEEKKDLVVEETPVVVEEPTVVVSEFGSTDDCPTSSVVVESVVKENEAEKLPLSDEKVSSEPEYVTSSTPPKDSISEVHGADCANETDTVEHSDKQATVASNPLAVQKTTSWKSCCGIFELFSGSQRN